From a region of the Flavobacterium sediminilitoris genome:
- a CDS encoding type II toxin-antitoxin system HicA family toxin — protein MKYNEFFKLAKRNGWQLLRQGKGSHEIWEKENKTVVIPNHGSKEMPTGLEKSLKKEMGL, from the coding sequence ATGAAATACAATGAGTTTTTTAAGTTAGCCAAGCGCAACGGTTGGCAACTTCTCCGACAGGGTAAAGGAAGTCACGAAATTTGGGAAAAGGAAAATAAAACAGTAGTAATTCCAAATCACGGGTCAAAAGAAATGCCTACAGGATTAGAAAAAAGTTTAAAAAAAGAAATGGGTTTATAA